The nucleotide window GAGCCAGCCGAGGATGGGGATGTCGCCGAAGAAGGGCACCTTGTTCACGGTGCGGATGGTGCGCTCCTGGATCAGGCCGCCGATGACCACGGTCTGGCCGTTCTTGGCCACGATGGTGGTCTTGGCGGTGCGCCGCGCGGTGGTCGGACCCAGCTGCGGATCGTTGGAGGCGATCTCCTCGGTCTGCTCCTCGATGGCGAGGCGGACGAAGTCGCTCTCGTTGATCTGCGGGGTGAGCTTCAGCTTCAGCTCGACGTTCTGCCGCTGGATGGGAGCGTAGAAGGAGGAGAGCCCGCCGAGGCCGCCCGCCAGGGAGGAGAGGGCCGGGCTGATGTTGGTCTGGGTGTTCGCCCCGCCGAGGTTGCCGAGCATGCTGGAGACGCCGCTGGGGGCGAAGCCGGACTGGAAGGGCACGTTCTGGCCCACGGTGATCTCGGCCTCCTCGTTGTCGGAGGTGAGGATGTGCGGCGTGGAGAGGACGTTGACCTGGCTGTCCTTCTGGAGGGCCTGGAGGACGACCCCGAAGGAGGGGATCGCCACGCCGAGCTCCTCGGTGCCGGGGATGCTCGGCCCCTGGATGCCGGCCATGAAGCCGCCGAGGGAGAGGAGCGAGGCCAGGGAGAAGGAGTTGGTGCCCGCGAACTGGGTGCCGAGCACCACCGGGGCCACGTCACCGCTGCTGACCTCGGGGGCCGCGCCGGTGTGGAAGTTCATGCCGAACTCGTTGGTGGTGTCGAGGCTGACCTCCATGATCACCGCCTCGACGAAGACCTGGCGGCGGGGGATGTCGAGCTTGTCGATGACCTTCTTCAGGTTCTTGTAGTCGCCGTAGCTGGCGACGATCACCAGCGAGTTGGTGGACTTGTCGGCGCTGATCTGCACCTCGCCCGAGAAGAGCTCGGCGCTGCTCATCCCCGGCACCGAGCCGTCGCTGGTGCGGGGAACGTTCCGGGGCCGGCCGGGGCGGCCGGTGCCGGCGCCCGAGCTGCCCGAGGTGAGGTTCGCCAGGGTGGAGGCGAGATCCTCCGCGTTGGCGTTCTCGAGGTAGTGGACGTGCACCTGCCCCTCGGCCTCGGTGGGCACGTCGAGCTCGGCGATGATCTCCTGGATGCGGCCGAAGGACTTGTCGTCCGCCACCAGGATCAGCTTGTTGGTCCGCTCGTCGGCGACGGCCCGGGTGATGCTCACCGCCAGCTCGCCCTCACCGTCGGCCGACCGCCCCTTGGCGGGGCGGGGGGGCGCGGTGCGGCGGGCGGCCGGGTTGTTGCTGTTGGTGTTGACGTCGAAGATCTCGCCCAGCTTCGTCGCGATGTCCGCGGCTGTCGCGTAGTTGATCTGGATGATGCGGATCTTCCCGCTGCCGCCGGCCTGATCGATCTGCTCGATGATCCTCTGCATCCGGTGCAGGTTCAGGCCGGTGTCGGTGACGATGAGCAGGTCCGGCGGGACCTGCTGCACGTCGCCGTCCCGGGAGCCGAGCTGCTTGATCAGCCCGCTGATCTGGTCGGCCTCGGTGTGCTGGAGGCGGAAGAGCATCGTGACGATCTGCTCGTTGAAGGGGATGTAGCCGTCGGGCTCGACCACCGTCGGGATGTTGGTGCGGGGAGCGTCCTTCTTGGGCAGGATCTTCAGGAACTTCTTGCCCACCGGATAGACGGCCAGGTTGTTGGCCTCGAGGGCGGCGAGGAAGGCCGCGTAGACCTCGTCGGCGTTCACCTTCGACTGGGAGATGATGGTGATCTTCCCGCGCAGGTTGTCCGGCAGGATGAAGTTCTTCCCGGTGTAGTTCGAGATGGTCTTCACCACCTCGACGATGTCGGTCTTGTCGAAGGTGAGGCTGTAGCGGACGTTCTTGTTCTTGAAGCCCTGCTGGCGCCGGGAGGCGTCCTCGTCGGTCGCCCGGGCCTCGGGGGCCTCTTCCTGCTTGGGGATGGTCTTGAGGGCCCGCCCGCCGAGGGGGTTGGTGACCGCCGGCCGCGCGGGCCGGATCGGCGAGGGCGGCTGGGGCTGGGCGAGAGAGCTCGCCGGCAGGAGGGCCGCCACGAGGAGGGCCAGGACCGGGACGAAGAGGGGGTGGGGTCGGTGCATGATTTCTCGCTACTCGATGCTGTAGGACTTCTTCACGGTGCGGCCGCGGCGCTCCAGCTCCACGGTCACGTCCCGGGCGTCCTTGAGCTTCTGGTAGACCTCGAGGGCCTTGTCCGGGCTGTTGATGTCGTAGCCGTTGATCTTCTTGATCACGTCGCCGTTCTGGATGCCGATCTTGGCGTAGAGCGAGCCCGGCCGGATGCTGAAGAGCTTGAAGCCCTGGGCCACGCCGTTCTTGAAGGCGGGGACGATGCGGGCCTGGGTGGCGATGGTGTTCAGGTTGGAGAGGGTCTTCTCGATCTCCTCCTGGGCCACCACGTACTCGTTCTCGGCGACCTTCCGGATGCCGTCGCCGATCTCGCCTTCCTTCTCTTCTTCCTTGTCGGCGGAGGCGGGGGTGACGGCGGCCACCGCGCCGCCGGCGGTGGCGCCGGGCTTGGCCTCGCCGTCCATCTCCAGGTACTCGGTGCGCCCCCGGTTGTTGAGCAGCACCCGCCGCTCCTCGACCTTCACCACGGTGGCCGCTCCCTGGAGGAGGTCACCGATGCCGTAGACCGAGGTCTCCCGGGAGTTGTTGTCGGTGATCACCGCGGCCGAGTAGTCCTCCGGATCGGCGACGATCGTGGCGACCAGGGTCGCGTTGATGGTGGTGGGGACCTCGTCACCGGGGGTGGTCTCGGGCTCGACCTCGGCGGGGGCCGCCTCGGGGTCGGGCACGGTCATCCCGAAGATGGCCGCCAGGGCCTTCGGGTCGACCGTGCTGCGCACGTTGGTCAGGGCCGGCCGGGCCGTCTTGCTCGGCTCGGCGCTCGGGGGCTGTGCCAGGCGCGCCGCCGCGACCGCCGAGACGGTGCGCGCCGACATCACCCCGGCGATGGCCACCACCACCAGGTTCAGGGTCCAGAGATACCTTTGAAAGAAGACCTGCATCCGCCAGGGGTTCGAGCAAGGCTCATGCCACGGCTCGAAAACGCCCGATGGAGCCGGATTCTGGCCCCAGGAGGCCTCTCGGGACCTCCGGGGCGCCCCGGCGCGTGGCCGGGGTGACAATGTGTCAGCCGCCCACTCCCGGGTCGCTGGCCTCTGACATTCTGTCCCGCCGCATCTTGGCCCTCTGGGTCAGGATCATGCGCAGGTAGGTCGCGGAGATGATCTCGGCGACCCGCTCGAGCTCCTCCCGGGCCTCGTAGGCCAGCGGCGCCTCGGGGCCGCCGTCGAGGTAGAGGAGGTTCACCACCCGTCCCTGCACGATCACCGGGAGGAGGAGGAGCTCCCGCGGGCGGGCTCTGCCGAGGGCGGCGAAGAAGGTCTGCTCGATGGCCCCGCCCGGGGCGGAGCCCTGGTAGCCGGCCTCCATCTGGACGACGTCCCGGAAGACGCTCTCGTTCTCGAGGGAGAAGGAGAGGGCCTCCACCCGGGCCATCCGCTCACCCCCGCTCAGGGCCACCCACCCCTCGGCCTCGTTCCGGCGCAGGACCAGGGCCGCGAAGCCGTGGGCGTGGCGGCGGGCCCAGACCTCCAGGGCGTTGCCCAGCTCGCTGCGCTCGGTGGCGTTGATCATGGTCGCCAGCAGCTCGTCCTCGGTGCGTTGATCGAGGGGCAGCCGGGCCCAGGGGACCACCGGGGTCCGCGGCGCAGAGGGGGCGGGCGCCTCGGGGGCCCGCATGGTGAAGTCGCCGCCGATGTGGGCGTTGCGGGCGCCGAAGAGCTCGGCGCGCTCGTCCGGCGAGGCGCCGGGGGGGGTGCCGGCGCGGCCGCTGGCGTCCGGGTGGGTCCAGGAGAGGCGCTCGGGCTTCTTCAGGTCGTAGTGGCGTTGGGCGTAGTCCCAGAACATGGCCTCGGGGACCACCTTCAGGATCAGCCGCCGGCGGGTGCGCTGCTCGACCACCTCCCGGGCGGTGACGTCGCCGGGATCCACCATCGCCACCTCGACGTTCCGCCCCAGCACCGCCAGGCAGATGACCTGATGGTGGGCGGCGAAGTCGCGGCTGAAGTCGCCGAAGAGGTGGGGGTCGGCCCGGGAGAGGCTCTCGCGGTCCACCACCGGCAGGCCGTGGTGTTCGGAGAGGAAGGTGGCCAGGTCCTCCTCCCGGAGGTGTCCGAGGGCGACCAGCACCGAGCCGAGGCGGCCTCCGGTCGTGATCTGGACGTCGAGGGCCTCCTCGAGCGCCGCGGAGTCGATCCTTCCCGCGCGGATCAGGGCTGTGCCGAGGCGTTCCTCCATCTCCACCCACGCTGCCAGGAAGAGGGGGGAAAGGAAAGGGAGGTCAGCGGGCGAGGAGGAGGGCCAGCCCGGCGCCGACCCCCACCGCGGCCAGGAGGGCCAGGATCCCCCCGACCAGCTTCCAGGGGAACTCGCTGCGGGGGGCGGGCTCCTCGCGGGGCGGGAGCGCGGCGACCTCCTGCGACACCTCGAAGAGGCGGCGGAGCTCGGCCCGCATCTCGGGCTCGAGGGCCTTCACCTCGGTGGCCGGCGTGCCGTGCTCGATGAGGTAGGCGTTGGCCAGCCGCCGCAGGCTCTGGGTGTAGTAGTCGGGATCGGGGGCGACCCGCAGGATGCGGCTGGCCTGGAGCAGGATGAGGGGGTCGACCTCCTTCTTGGAGTCGCCGTAGCTCACCTGCTGGGAGGCCGGCGCGGAGGGGCTGTCGAAGAGGTTCACCACGCCGGTGGAGAGGCCGTCGCGCTCGTCCCAGGAGACCGCCTTGCCCAGGAAGACCAGCTCTTGCCGGGCGAGCTGCCGGTCGGGGCCCACGAAGGAGAAGAGGTCGGTCTTCATCGGGCCGTGGTGCCAGATGGTGCGGAAGCCCCGCTCGTCGGGGGACTCGTCGGCGCTCTTGACCCTCCGCAGCCCCTTGCCGATCTGCTCGAGGAGCTCGGCCTTGGGCAGGACGATGTGGGGGTCGGTCTTCATCCGCCCCCCTCCAGCAGCGCCCGGAACTCGGGGCGGTCCCGCAGGGACTCGAAGGCGGGGTCGTCCAGGAACTCCAGGGGGAGCTCGCGCTCCCCCGGATCCCGGTAGGCGCGCTGCAGGGAGAGGAGGGCGGCCTCCGTGTTCCCCTCCAGGGCGGCGAGGAGGGCGTCGATCAGGGCCAGGTCCGGGCCCGCCCCGCCGACCTCCTCGGCCCGGCGCAGGGCGTCCCGGGCGGGGCTCTGCAGGCGCTGGGTCGCGTAGGCCCGGGCCAGGTCCAGCCAGAGCTCCGGGGCCTCGGGCTCGAGCTCGAGGGCGCGCCGCAGCAGGCCGATGGCCTCCTTGACCTCGTCCTGCTCGATCATCAGAGCCGCGAGCTCCTGCAGCGCCTCGATGTCGTCGGGATCCCGGGAGAGGGTCTCCTCGAGGTGGTGGCGGGCCAGGTGGTGGCGGCCGAGGTCGGCGTGGAGCAGCCCCAGGGTGAGGTGGGCGTCGGGCGCCAGGTCCTCGTCCTGAGCCGCGGCCTCCAGGGACTCGATGGCCAGCTGCGGACCGAAGTGGTGGAGGAGGTTGCCCAGGTTCAGGCGCAGCGCCGGGTCGTCGGGGGAGCGCAGGTGGGCCTCGAGCTGGGCGTGGAGGGCGCCGGGGAGGTCCTGGATCTCGGCGAGGGACGCGGCCAGGGCGTCCCAGCTCTCCACCCGGTCCGGGTCGAGCTCCACCGCCTCCCGGAAGCACTTGGCGGCCTCCTGGCTCCACCCGCGGCTGGACAGACGCATCCCGCGGGCGTGCGCCGATCTCGCCCGGCGCGGGCCGCTCTCACCCTCGTTAGACATGGCTCCTGGCTCGGTCCTACCTCGACGGTAGCACGCGGGATCCGGGGCGCCTCTTTTTTACCCGGACGCGTTCAGGGCCGGCCGCCGCGCCTGGAAGACCACCTCGTCCTCCAGCCGGATGGCGCAGAGGGTGCCTCCCCAGACGCAGCCTCCGTCGAGGGACCAGAGCTCGGGGCGCAGGCGCAGGCCGAGGGAGGCCCAGTGCCCGTGCGCCAGGGGGGCGCTCGCGCTGGCCCTTCCTCTGGCCGCGTACCAGGGGGTGAGGTCGGGGGGGGCGTCCTCCGGGGCCTCGGTGCAGCCGGGGGCGAGGGCTCCCCGGCGGTCGAGGTAGCGCAGGGCCACGAAGGCGTCGAGGGCCAGGCGGTCGCGCGCGTCCTCGCCGAGGCTGGCCGCCTCCCGCCAGGGCGGGGTGGGGCGCTCGCCCTCCCCCCGGGGACCCACCAGCGCCTCGAGCTCACCCCCGCGCAGGCGGGCCCCGAGGCGCGCGGCCAGGGCGCCGGCCTCCTCGAGGCTCCACTCGGGGAGCAGGCCGGCGTGGATCAGGGTCCGGCCGTCGAGGTGGAGCAGGAGGGGGCGCCGCCGCAGCCAGGCGAGGTAGTCCTCCGCCTCGGGCGCGGCGAGGAGCGCGCCGAAGGTGTCGCTGTTCTTGGCGCGCCGCAGCCCCGCCGCGGTGGAGAGGAGGTGGAGGTCATGGTTGCCCAGGACCGCCTCGACCCGGTCGGCGTGAGCGAGGACGAAGCGGGCAGCCTCGAGATCCTGGCCCCCGCGGTTGAGCAGATCACCGGTGAAGATCAGGCGATCCCGCGCGGGATCCCAGCCGATCTGCTCGAGGAGCGCCTCGAGGGCGTCGTAGCAGCCCTGCAGGTCACCGATGAGGAAGGAGGCCATACCTACCTACACCTACATCTGGGGCGCAAAAAAAGAGGAAAAGCGACCGGGGGGCGCTTGACTCGATGATATTCAATAGCGTACATTGCCGATACGACACTCGATGTAGCTAACTCAATAGATGATATTCACTGGATTCAAGATCACTCGATGAGCATGAACCTCCTCACGCCGGACGAGATCCGGGAGATCGAGTCGGCCTTCGCCGATGGCATCTCTTCGAAGGAGGTCATCGATATCTTCCTCTCCCGTGAGGTCCGCCTCTCCGAGGCGACCTTCCGACGCTACGTGCAGCTGGGCCTCCTGCCCGGCTGCCTGCGGAGGGTGGGACAGAAGGGAAAGCACAAGGGATCGCGCGGTGTCTACCCGGTCACGGTGGTGCGCCGGGTGAACCTGCTCAAGAAGATGATGAGCGAGGGCATGACCCTCGAGGAGATCCAGGACTCCTTCGTGGCCTTCCGGAACGACCTCGACGCCTTGCAGGAGGCGATCGACACCGTCTTCCGGGAGTTCTCCTCGAAGCTGGAGGCGCGCGACCTGCTCCCCGAGCGGCGCAAGACCCTCCACCAGGAGTTCAGGGAGACCCGGCGCACGGCGACGGCCCTGGTGCGCCGGCTGGAGCGGATCGGCTCGGCCATCGCGGCCTCACCCACCTCGATGGAAGCGAGCCCCTAGAGATTTCGAATCGTGGCGAAGGCAGCGCGCCGTATGCAGGCGGGGACGGCGCGCTCGGATGATGACGGTAGCGGCCCCGCAAAGGCCTTGAGGAGAGAAGAGATGAACGGGACCGGCGAGGAACGAGATCCCATCGACGAGGAGAGCATCCTGGGCGAGCGGCAGGGCCGGAAGGGCCGGCGGCGCTCGAGGACGATGTCGCGCAAGGAGATTGCGCGGGACATGCGGCGCGAACGTGCCAGAGGCCTCGATCCCGAGCTCCTCGAGATCATGAGCAACGCGGAGGACATGCGGCCGCGCTCGCGCTCGGATTGCCTCGAGGCCGAGCGGCCCTGCATGTGGGTCTCGTGCAAGTACCACCTCTGGCTCGACGTGAACCCGGAGACGGGCTCGATCAAGCTCAACTTCCCGGACGTCGAGATCTGGGAGATGGAGGAGACCTGCGCCCTGGATGTCGCCGACAAGGGGGGGATCACCCTCGAGGAGGTCGGGGAGATCATGAACCTGACCCGCGAACGGATCCGCCAGGTGGAGATGTGCGGCCTGGAGAAGATCCGCGAGGCGACGGATCCGGACGACTAGCCTGATCCCGGGCGGTTGAGCCGCCCGGCTGGCCCCACCGGTGGGAGGGCCGGGCCAGGGTCCGCCGCCCCTGGACGTTCGAGGTTTGACCATCGCTGCCGGCACGGCTACCTGTGCCGCTCATGGCCAACCGTCGAGCGCTCCTCTCGCTGAGTGACAAGTCCGGCCTCGCAGCCTTCGCCCGTCGTCTCGCGGAGCTGGACTTCGAGCTCGTCTCCACCGGCGGCACCGCCGGTCTCCTCGAGTCCGAGGGCATCCCCGTCACGCGGGTGTCCGAGGTCACCGGCGCGCCGGAGATCCTGGGCGGCAGGGTGAAGACCCTCCACCCGACGATCCACGGCGGCATCCTGGGCCGGCCCGACCTCGACTCGGATCGCGCCGACATGGAGGCGAACGGCATCGCGCCCTTCGAGCTCGTCGCCGTGAACCTCTACCCCTTCCGCGAGACCATCGCGAAGGAGGGGGTCACCCTCGCCGAGGCCATCGAGAAGATCGACATCGGCGGCCCGACGATGGTCCGGGCGGCCGCGAAGAACCATGCCCACCTCCTGGTGGTCGTGGACCCCGCCGACTACGACCGGGTCGCCGAGGCCCTGGCGAGCGGCGAGGCCAGCCGGGAGCTGCGCTACGAGCTGGCGGCGAAGGCCTTCGCCCACACCGCCGCCTACGACGCCGCCATCTGCAACTACCTCACCGCGCGGGAGGGCCCCGAGGCGGAGAGCCAGCGCTTCCCCGCGACCCTCGCGGAGACCTGGGAGAAGGTGCAGGACCTGCGCTACGGCGAGAACCCGCACCAGTCCGCGGCCTTCTACGCCCGGCCCGGCGTCGCCGGCGAGCCGGTGGTGGCGGCCGCCGAGCAGCTCCACGGCAAGGCGCTCTCCTACAACAACCTCCTCGACGCCGACGCCGCCCTGGAGGTGGTCAAGGAGTTCGAGGAGCCCTGCGCGGTGGTGGTGAAGCACCTCAACCCCTGCGGCGTGGCCATCGGCCCGGACCAGGACTTCTCGAAGACCTACCTCGACGCCAGGGCCTGCGATCCCATCAGCGCCTTCGGCGGGGTGGTGGCCCTCAACCGCGAGGTGGACGCGGCCACCGCCGAGGCCCTCGCCGAGACCTTCCTCGAGATCATCATCGCGCCGGCCTTCTCCGAGGAGGCCCGGGCGCGCCTGAGCCGGAAGAAGGACCTTCGCCTCCTGGCCCTCCCGGGCCTGGCGGGCGGGAGCTTCCCCCGCGGCGGCACCGAGCTGCGGGCGGTGGGCGGCGGCGTGCTCGTGCAGGACCGCAACGTGCGCACCTTCGATCCGGCGAAGGGCGCCCTGGGCTTCGAGGTGGTCACCGAGCGGGCGCCGACCGAGTCGGAGATCGTGGCCCTGCGCTTCGCCTGGCGCTGCTGCAAGCATGTGAAGAGCAACGCCATCGTCTACGCCTCCGACCGGCAGCTGGTCGGGGTGGGGGCCGGGCAGATGAGCCGGCTGGACAGCGCGAAGATCGCGGCCTCGCGGGCGGCCCTCTCCCTCGAGGGCTGCGTCGCCGCCTCCGACGCCTTCTTCCCCTTCCGGGACGGCCTCGACACCTGCGCCGAGGCGGGCGCCACCGCGGTGATCCAGCCCGGCGGCTCCAAGAAGGATCAGGAGGTCATCGACGCCGCCAACGAGCGGGGCCTGGCCATGGTCTTCACCGGGACCCGGCACTTCCGGCACTGAACCGGCCAGAAACGGGTTCGACGGGCTCGTTGCCCTTTTCGGGTGTCCAGGACCGCTCTGGGATAGAGTGGCGCCGTGCGCGTCGATTGCTTCCAATGTGGTGCGGCCTACATGATCCCCGACCAGGCGGTCGGGCCGGGTGGGGCGCGGGTCGAGTGTCCGAAGTGCGGTCATCAGGAGACCGTCCGACCGGGTGGGGCAGCTCCGGGCGCCCCCGCCGCGGCCCCGCCGGCCGCCGGACCGGCGTCGGCGGCGAGCACGGCCCCGGAGGACATCTTCGACTTCGGCGGTGGCGCTCCTGCTTCGCCCGCGGCGGAGCCCGGAGGGGCGCTGTCCTTCGAGGGCGACGACGACCCCTTCGCCTCCCTCGATCTGGGCGGGACGCCCGCCGCGCCGGCGCCCGCTCCGGCTCCGGCCGCGCCGCCCCCTGACGCCGGCCTGGCCCTGGGGGCCGTGGCCCTCAAGAGCGCTCGCCCCGACGAGCTGGCCGCGAACACCCCGAAGGGCTACCGGATCAAGAAGCACGACGGCTCGATCTGGGGCCCCTACGAGTTCGAAGAGCTCAAGGAGATGGCCGCCACCGGCTCGCTGGCGCCGGGCGATCAGATCGCCAAGGACGCCGACGAGTTCCGGCTCATCTCGCAGTACCCGGAGTGCGCGCCGCTGCTGCAGACCGCCGCCTCCAACTTCAAGGTCCGCACGGCCGCGGCCTCCTTCCAGCAGCCGAAGCGCCAGATCCCCTGGGTCATCATCGGTGTCCTGGGGCTCATCGCCCTCGGCGTCGCCGGGGTGATGGTGCAGGCCTACAGCCCCGGCGCCCTCGGCGGGGTGGGGCGGCTCTTCGAGCCCGTGGCCAAGTTCATCGTCGAGCGGCCGCCGCCGCTCCCGCCGAACCCGGTGGAGGACGATCTGGCGAACTTCCGGCTCGAGGTCGTGGACGCCGGCGGCGGCGCGACCCAGAACCTGGACGCCGCGCGCAAGCACATGGCCGTCGACACCCTCACCGGCTACGGTGAGGCCGACGCCGACCTGAAGCGGGCCCTCCTCGCGCAGCCCGACAGCGTCGAGGCGCTCTCCCGGCTGGTCCTCAATACGGCCTACCTCTCGCACTGGCATCCGGACGCGGCCAAGCTCACCCGCCTGGTGGCCTACGCCCGCTTCCTCGAGGCGGCCGCGCCGCAGGAGCCCATCGCGCTGATGGCCCGGGCCTCGGCCCTCCTGATGGAGGGGCCGGGCTCGGCGCCTCAGGCCCGCCGCCTGGCGGATCAGGCCTCGAGCCTGCAGCCCGAGAGCGTGGAGGCGAAGCTGCTGGCCGCCCGCGCGACCAACCTCATCGATCACACCCGGGCCGTGGCGCTGCTCCAGGAGCTCTCGGAGCACGCCGACAAGTTCCCCCGGATCGAGACCGAGCTCGGGCTGGTCTGCGAGGAGTCCGGCGACTTCCAGTGCGCCGAGAAGGCCTTCCGGGCCCGGCTGAAGCGCACCCCCGGCCACGAGGAGGCCGCGGGATCCCTGGCCCGCCTCTACCTCGGGGTGGGCGAGCACGCGAAGGCGCGGGAGGTCTACGAGGCCATCCTCGCCGAGGACACCGACCGGGTGGACCTCGAGCTGCGCCTGGCCGTGATGCGGTACCAGGTCGAGGGAGACGTCCGCCGCGCGACCCGCGAGCTGGACCTCATCCTGAAGAAGCGCATGGACTTCGCCGACGCGAAGACCACCCTGCTGGTGAAGACCCACCGGGCGACCCTCCACCGCCTCGCGGGGCAGTACGCCAAGGCGAGCGAGCTCCTCTCCGAGGTCATCGCCGAGTCCCAGTACGACGGCCCGGCGAACTACCAGGCCGCCCTCATCGCCCTGGAGAAGGGTGAGGTGGCCGTGGCCGCGGACCACCTCGCCTCGGCCTCGGGCGCGATCCCCGACCGGGCGAGCCTCAACACCCTCAAGGCCCTGGTCGCCAACGCGCGAAAGGATCACGAGGACGCCCTCACGCTCGCCCGGCGCGCCGCCGACGAGAGCCCGGGCGATCTCGGGCGGGCCCTGCTGGCCACCGCGATGCTGGCGCCGGCGGGCAAGCCTCGCCAGGCCTTCACCCGGATCACCGGGCTGCTCTCGATCGACCCCATCGAGGCCTCCGGGCCGGGCGACATCACCAACTTCTACGACGAGCGCCTGCTCTACGCGGCGGTGCAGGAGGGCTTCGAGGCCCTCATCGAGCGGGAGCCGCTGCAGGGGCTCTCCCACGCCGGGATGGGCATCTCCCTCTACCTCTCGGGCGACCGCAAGACGGCGAAGAAGGCCCTCGAGAAGGCCATCGAGCTCGACGAGCAGAACCTCCCCGCCCACGTCTACCTGGGCATGCTGGCCTGGGACGCCGGCGACTTCGCGGGCGCCCAGAAGGCCTTCCTCCGGGCCCGGGCCTCGGATCGGCTCTCGCCGATGCCGCTCTACCTCCTCGGGCGGACCGAGGAGATGCGCAAGCGTCCCGGCGAGGCGCGCAAGCACTACGCCGCCGCGAAGCGGATCGACCCCACCTTCCACTCGGTGAAGATCCGCGAGGCGATCCTCGATCACGGCGACGGGAAGAAGGAGGAGGCGGTGAGGGCGCTGCGGGAGGTGATGATCACCAACCCCAGCTCCTGGTCGGCGCGCTCGGCGCTCTACCACCTGCAATAGGGCCAGATCCCGCCTCTTTCGAGGCTCGCTTTGCCCAGGGCATCGGCCCTGGTAGA belongs to Deltaproteobacteria bacterium and includes:
- a CDS encoding tetratricopeptide repeat protein; the encoded protein is MRVDCFQCGAAYMIPDQAVGPGGARVECPKCGHQETVRPGGAAPGAPAAAPPAAGPASAASTAPEDIFDFGGGAPASPAAEPGGALSFEGDDDPFASLDLGGTPAAPAPAPAPAAPPPDAGLALGAVALKSARPDELAANTPKGYRIKKHDGSIWGPYEFEELKEMAATGSLAPGDQIAKDADEFRLISQYPECAPLLQTAASNFKVRTAAASFQQPKRQIPWVIIGVLGLIALGVAGVMVQAYSPGALGGVGRLFEPVAKFIVERPPPLPPNPVEDDLANFRLEVVDAGGGATQNLDAARKHMAVDTLTGYGEADADLKRALLAQPDSVEALSRLVLNTAYLSHWHPDAAKLTRLVAYARFLEAAAPQEPIALMARASALLMEGPGSAPQARRLADQASSLQPESVEAKLLAARATNLIDHTRAVALLQELSEHADKFPRIETELGLVCEESGDFQCAEKAFRARLKRTPGHEEAAGSLARLYLGVGEHAKAREVYEAILAEDTDRVDLELRLAVMRYQVEGDVRRATRELDLILKKRMDFADAKTTLLVKTHRATLHRLAGQYAKASELLSEVIAESQYDGPANYQAALIALEKGEVAVAADHLASASGAIPDRASLNTLKALVANARKDHEDALTLARRAADESPGDLGRALLATAMLAPAGKPRQAFTRITGLLSIDPIEASGPGDITNFYDERLLYAAVQEGFEALIEREPLQGLSHAGMGISLYLSGDRKTAKKALEKAIELDEQNLPAHVYLGMLAWDAGDFAGAQKAFLRARASDRLSPMPLYLLGRTEEMRKRPGEARKHYAAAKRIDPTFHSVKIREAILDHGDGKKEEAVRALREVMITNPSSWSARSALYHLQ